AGAAATTCTTACAGCTAAGatccaatatatattttccagATGACACACACTAGTAGAatcaaattgtgtgtgtgtgtgggggggggcagtgaTTTTGGAACTATGTCCGTCTGTCAGTCATCTATTTATGAACAATCTATACTTCTCccttctttgtcttcatttttcttatatatgcacatatacgtGGTTTCGTGCAACAAATGGTCATATGACTAGGGGTGAGGGTGTAGTGGAGAGACAAGAGCTCAGATTTTGAAGAGACATATTCCTGGAACAATCCATGGCTCTGCCTTGTATTATCCAAGTGGCATGTCAGAGAAAACCTTTAGGCTGAAAAGAAGATGATACCTGGACACATATCTACTTATCTACCTCAAAGATGGTTGTGAAGATGAGAGACACTGTGTGTAAAATGCTTAGCAGAGTGCTAACCATATCACTGTAtaaattcacacacatacacataaatataaatgctTATCCACATATGCAAATATAGTCATTCATATGCATGCACACTGATACGTAAGCATGCATACCTACACGTGTGTGCATTCAAGTACAGATAGAGACACAGGGCGTGTGCAGCGCTGCTATATGATCTAATCGAGAGGTGGGAACATAGTGTTTCCCCCAGAGTAGGGGTCCTGACACGTCGCTGAGCCTGACTTCCTATAATATTCGGGGTGAGGAGACTGTGGGTAGGTGGTACGAGGCTCCTGGAGTAGAGGTGTGGGCCTGAGACCAAGCACCTGATGTGGGTGGCCAAGTGGAAGATGTCAGAACATCTTCCTGCAAATACAACTGGCAGACACAGAGCCAAACTGACCGAAGGCCCCAGGTGCTCTGCACTCATATTTGTGTTGAGGCCACACTTTCTATGGGGTGCTCCCAGTCAGTTGGTGACTGAGTATGGCAGAGAGGGTAGGTTGTAAGAGACAGGGGCTTCTCTGACAGGTGACTTTGACTGGAAGACTCCCTCCTGGCCTTGCTGACCCTTCCTGGGGCTCCTAGAAGCCTGGGACACTTCTGCCCAacattccttccctccctcttgcaGTTGGGTCAGACTTGCATGTGGTGTGATGGCTTTtccagcctctccccacctctcccaggtcCCTCCTCATTTTCTCTCAGGTGTTTCCCAAGTAAAACCCTTGTGTTTTTAATTCTGCCCTGGTGTGTGCTTCTGGCACCACAGGGGAGCATGGAATCCCAGGTCACAGAGGAGCCTTGGGTTCAGAAGTCCCAGGAGCCCAGAAGGGAGAGCACAGACTGGGTTCCCCGATCATGCATGCCCAACCTCCTTTCATTTGCACAACCACACAGCCAGGCGACACTAGTTAGCGCCCCTGTAAGGTTAGGACACTGACGTCTGGGAAGTTCTATGACTTACCCAAGGCCACAAGATCAGAAAGTAGCGCAGCCTGGTTGGGAACGCAGGTTTCCTGACCCCCacatctctgctttttttttttttctctgtgctgCCCATTGAGCATCTTCCTAAAAGCTTCCAGAAGCATGATGTCCTATCCTCAATTTCCCCTGTGATGAAGCAGAGTGAATTCATCACCTGCATTTCACAAATGACaagctgagactcagagaggtgaggTTAGTTGCCCAGGGCCGCTAGGCGAGCAAGTGACAGGGCAGGAATTATGACCCTAGTCTCCTGTCTCCCAGCCCAGGGCCACACATCTTGTGTCCCTCCTCCAAGCCACTTTGGTCCCTGCACAAAATCTGGGAGTTGCccactctgcctgccactccccacaAATTCTCATTTCCCCTCTCCTCCTGGAAGCACAAGTCCCAGATTGATGGACAGCTTGGCTGTACCAGGTACGCAGCAGCCTCGGGTCCGGCCCGGGCGTGTGGGGAAAAGCTCCTGCTCCCACCATTGGAAACCCGCCCGCTGAGCCTCCTTCCTTCTTGCTTAAAAGTGCTCTAGAGTTTCTGTGCTCACAATGCATCTCTTTGGAAGTCTGCCCTCCCAGGGTTGCCATGGTGACTATTTTGGTACTGCATGCTAGAAAAAGCCGAGGCACCTGCTGGTCACACCACCAAAACTTGTCTCTCTGAAAAATCAGCAGATGGCATTTGTCAGAAATTCCTACTTCTTGATTAATTTGGGAAAAAGAAGAGTGTGTGGTAGCACTGATATCCTTTAACCTGGACTGGCTGTTTTGGTCTTTTGGGGAAGATGTGAAATCGCTGTGCGCAAAGCCCAGGCACTTCCTCCGAAGTGGCGGGTCATCTAGTTTTCCCAGAGAGGCTAAAAAGTTTCATGGTTTTAATTCCAGCAGATGAAAACAAGAGGAAGACCATGATGTTGCTTTCATATTAAGAGGGGTTGGGATTTCAAGGCCAGTTCTAGAAAGGCCCATCCCTCACTTCTGGTGACCTCCACGAATTCTCAAACATGACACAGGCTGGGGCCGGCTTTTAATTTGTACGAAGGGAAAGAATTTGGAGTTTATtccagatcccagctctgccatctaTTGATAGTGTGACCTGAGACCAGTCTCGGCCCATCCAAACCTCAGTTTGTCCA
This sequence is a window from Canis aureus isolate CA01 chromosome 10, VMU_Caureus_v.1.0, whole genome shotgun sequence. Protein-coding genes within it:
- the LOC144322531 gene encoding uncharacterized protein LOC144322531; amino-acid sequence: MNSLCFITGEIEDRTSCFWKLLGRCSMGSTEKKKKSRDVGVRKPAFPTRLRYFLILWPWYEILADRNLFITSLNDHLLSTDNTGLTRRRPMEHPAKQVKATQRWSE